The DNA window CTCGACGAACTCGGTGCCAGCGGTTACCGGGTCAGGCTGCTCCGAAACACCAAGGACCCCGGAATCCGGTTCCTCCCGGTCTCCGCTTACACCGGGAATCCATCAGGCGGCCGGCCCGACTCGATTCTGGAGAGCCGGAGCGAGGACGTTAGGCCGGCAGACTTTCCGGACTCGAATGACGGCGAAGGAAGCCGGATGATTCAGGAATTCCCGAGTCCGTTTACCGCCGACCGTCTGACCCTTTCGGTTTCGGGCCACGAGCAGGGGGATTTGGAACGGAGGGGTGGTGTCTCCGGAGTGATCCTCACGCCGGTTTTCTGACCGTCCGGCAAAGATTTCGGATTTTCAGTCACACTTCGGGTGCCAGCGCTCTTGGGTCCTGTTCCTCAAGCAGGATCAAGACGTCAAGAACCCCGATGAAGTTCCTCCAGACTCTCTCCATCGCCCTCTCCCTCGCCGTTTCCGCAGAGGCGGCGCTCGTCGCTTACTACGAATTCGACGAAACCAGCGGCACCTCCATCGGAGATTCCTCAGGAAACGGATTTGATGGATCGGTCATTGGCAGCGGCGATCTCAATGTGTCCGGCTATGTCGGATCGGGGTATCAGCCCGGATCGGGCGGTTCCGACTACGGCAGTGTCAGTGGTGGCGTAAGCGATTTCGGAATTGGCGGCAATGACGCCCGTACGATCGCCTTCTGGTTCAATACCTCGGGGTTCGGTGGGGCGACGGATCAGTACCGGTTGATCGGCACCGGTAGCACCGGCGCCGGCACAGCCTTCAATATCGTGGCGGAATCCTCGACCGGAGCCAACCGCATCGGGCTTCGATACGGTAACGGCAATGTCTACTTCGATGCGGACAACAGCGGGACCGCTTTCGCGACCGGCACCTGGTATCATGTGGCGGTCGTCTACGACGGGAGCACGCTCGATCTCGAGTCCGTCGGCACCGCCTCGGATGGGACAGGACTGGTTTTCTACGTCAATGGCGTCGAGGTGGATACGGCTGCGGGTAATCTGAACAACGGCACCCAAGCCCTGAGTACCGCCCTTACCGATTTCGCTTTTGGTGCGAACGAAGACGGCACCCAGGGGTTTTACCCGGGGTTACTCGACGAGGTCCGCGTCTATGACGAGGCGCTCGGTGCGGGTGCGATTGCCACGCTGGCAGCGGTTCCCGAACCGACATTCGCGACGCTGGCGGGGGCGTTGGGTCTCCTGCTGCTCTTGCGTCGCAGACGTTCCTGAAACGGACAGGCCCCGTCCGACCCAACCCGTCAACGAAATCTCATGAGCGTCACGATGACGATGATCTCTCTCACCCGCGTGTCTGGCTTGTGCTTCGCTGTTCTGGCCTCGCAATCGCTGGCCGGCCTCGTTGCTCATTACGAATTCGAGGAAACCACCGGGACGGTTCTGGCGGATTCCTCCGGCAACGGGCATGACGGCACCGTGGTCGGAAGCGGCGATCTCAACGTGTCGGGCTTCGTCGGCTCGGGATATCAGCCGGGGGTTGGAGCCTCAAACTTCGGCAGTGTCGCTGCCGGTGTCAGCACCTTCGGGATCGGTGGTAACAGCGCGCGGACGATCGCATTCTGGTTCAATACCCCGGGTTTTGGCGGCTCGACCGATCAGTTCCGGCTCATTGGAACCGGCAGCACCGGCGCCGGTACCGCGTTCAATATCGTGGCGGAATCCGGAACAGGCGCCAATCGTGTCGGTATCCGTTATGGCAACGGCAACGTGTATTTCGATGCGGATAACAGCGGCTCCGCCTTCGCGACCGGCACTTGGTATCACGTGGCGGTTGTCTACGACGGCAGTGCGCTTGATCTCGAGTCCATCGGCACCGCATCCGACGGGACGGGGCTGGTCGTTTACGTCGACGGGGTGGAAGTGGATTCGGCGGCTGGCAACCTGAACAACGGCACCCAAGCGCTGAACACGGCGCTGACAGCCTTCGCCTTCGGTGCGAACGAAGACGGAA is part of the Haloferula helveola genome and encodes:
- a CDS encoding LamG domain-containing protein, which codes for MKFLQTLSIALSLAVSAEAALVAYYEFDETSGTSIGDSSGNGFDGSVIGSGDLNVSGYVGSGYQPGSGGSDYGSVSGGVSDFGIGGNDARTIAFWFNTSGFGGATDQYRLIGTGSTGAGTAFNIVAESSTGANRIGLRYGNGNVYFDADNSGTAFATGTWYHVAVVYDGSTLDLESVGTASDGTGLVFYVNGVEVDTAAGNLNNGTQALSTALTDFAFGANEDGTQGFYPGLLDEVRVYDEALGAGAIATLAAVPEPTFATLAGALGLLLLLRRRRS